A stretch of DNA from Terriglobia bacterium:
CCGAGCACGGACATGCCGGCGCCCAATCGACCCAGAAACAGCCTTCGTGCTACTGGCAATTCATGTTTCTTTTCATTCATGACAACTTCCTCCATGCGCAGCATCTTACCGTCAGCCATGTTAAATTGTCCCGGGTTTTGCTCCAGGAAATCGATCATGCCTTTGGGTTACATCATCGCAACGATACTGGCTCTGCTGGTCGGGTTGTCTCTCGGGGCACTCGGCGGGGGCGGATCGATCATCACGATTCCGCTACTCGTGTATGTCGCGCGCATCCCGGCGGAGAATGCCGTCGGAATGTCGCTCGTGATCGTCGGCACGACCAGCTTGCTCGGTGCGATCCTGCATTTCCGGCGAGGCAATGTCGATTTGAGGCCGAGCCTGCTGTTCTCGGTCACCGGCATGGCCGGTTCTTTTATTGGATCGGCGGGCACCCATCTGCTCTCGCGCAAAAGCCTGCTCCTGATGTTTTCCGTCATCATGCTGTCCGCCGGGCTCGCGATGTGGCGGGGCTCAACGGGCTTGCATCAGGCCACGGAACTCAGCGTCTACCGCTCTCTATTGGCTGGTTTTGCAGTGGGGTTGCTGACAGGCTTCCTTGGAATCGGTGGCGGGTTCCTGATTGTACCGGCCCTCGTATTGTTCGCCGGACTCGATCCGAGAAAGGCCGCGGGAACATCTCTCGCGGTTATCGCCTTCAACTCCAGTACGGGAATCTTGGGCCAGCTGCGGTTCATCACATTCGACTGGCCGTTGCTGGCAGGTTTTCTAGCTTTTTCTCTCGCAGGCATGATCGCCGGCTGCGCCTTGGCGGTTCGTCTCTCGCACTACAGCCTGCGCCGCAACTTCGGGATCACCATCATCATTGTGGCAGTTTTTGTAGCCCTGGGAAATCTCCTGCAATAGCCAAAGTTCCCGCATCATAAATGTGGCGGACCAGGCAGGCCAGGCAGGCAATATCACACCAGAGATAAACACGGTTCGTGGTCAGCGGCGGATATCGCGGCTGCGTTCGGCTTGCCGCCGCCGGTAGTCGCGGCCGTACATTGGAACGAGGTCGCACATTTCATAGAGCCGTGACCGCAATCGGTCGCCGATCTGATCTTCGAGTGTTTCCGGTTCGTCGCGGACCGCCGTAAAACGGATACCGCATTGTTCCAGCCGGGCCATCGCAAAGTTGTCGATCTCGCCTTCGTGATTCATCACGCCGAGTTTCTTCATGGCCGCGATGCGAAGGGCGTTGCGATCGGCAGACGGTTTGTCGGTGAGATTGGTTGTAATGATCGTGGAGCGGCCGTTGTTATAGCGGTTACTGATGACGTTCGACATCTGGTCCTGCACCCAGGCGGACCAGCGCTGAGACCCGAAGTCATCCAGGATCAGCACGTCTGCGTCATAGACCAGCCGGGGCAGCACCAATGTGCGTGCACTGCTTATGGAATCGCGAATTTTCTGCAGTTCGGCGGAAAAGTCGCAGAAGAAGCAGGGAACACGCGCCGCTTCCGCCAGCGTCCGGATGATGGCGACCGCAAGATGAGTCTTGCCGAGACCGGGCGAGCCCTGAAACAGGAGGCCTTTGCGTATGGGATGGCTCACATAATCCGTCACGTATTTATTCGCCATCTCGTGCGCAACCTTGAGATATGGGTCGTGTTCGTTCGTGACGTAGTTATCGAGCCGGCAGCCCGCATACTTGCTCGGTATCTCCGCCGCTTTCAGCAGGCGGGCAGGCAGCTCCTGATCCCTGCAGTCGCAGCGAACGACTCCCTGCTTTTCGTCCAGGTACCGGAAGCCGAGGCCCCCACATTGCGGACAAGTTGTCGCGATGCTCTCGGACATGATCGAAACACTCCTCCAGGTTCACGAGAAGAGGTGAAGTATAACAGCGATAATGGGCGCGCGCCGGATTCGAGTCTATTCGAATTTCCAGCCCCGCAAGCGAGACGCGGCGCATCATAGGAAAATGTATGCAGTCCCTTGGCATGGCCGGTGGGTGAGCTGTAGTGGCGCGAAATGAACGCAATTCGCTTTTCAAGTCTCCGTCCTGGCCCGCCCGCATCGGGCGTATGCTGCTGATGTTCTGCGTGCTTGGAACGGCAACCGCGATGATCTTCGAGAATCAGCTCATCTACCACCCCAGCCGGGAAGGATTTTACGGGGGTGATCATGGCTTTCCGGTTCAATATGTAACATTTACCGCCGATGATGGCGTGCGGTTA
This window harbors:
- a CDS encoding sulfite exporter TauE/SafE family protein: MPLGYIIATILALLVGLSLGALGGGGSIITIPLLVYVARIPAENAVGMSLVIVGTTSLLGAILHFRRGNVDLRPSLLFSVTGMAGSFIGSAGTHLLSRKSLLLMFSVIMLSAGLAMWRGSTGLHQATELSVYRSLLAGFAVGLLTGFLGIGGGFLIVPALVLFAGLDPRKAAGTSLAVIAFNSSTGILGQLRFITFDWPLLAGFLAFSLAGMIAGCALAVRLSHYSLRRNFGITIIIVAVFVALGNLLQ
- a CDS encoding ATP-binding protein; its protein translation is MSESIATTCPQCGGLGFRYLDEKQGVVRCDCRDQELPARLLKAAEIPSKYAGCRLDNYVTNEHDPYLKVAHEMANKYVTDYVSHPIRKGLLFQGSPGLGKTHLAVAIIRTLAEAARVPCFFCDFSAELQKIRDSISSARTLVLPRLVYDADVLILDDFGSQRWSAWVQDQMSNVISNRYNNGRSTIITTNLTDKPSADRNALRIAAMKKLGVMNHEGEIDNFAMARLEQCGIRFTAVRDEPETLEDQIGDRLRSRLYEMCDLVPMYGRDYRRRQAERSRDIRR